In the Streptomyces coeruleoprunus genome, GACGTTGCCTTCATCCGGTCCTCCCGTTCAACTGCCGCGGCCGGGTGGCCGCGCCTGCCAGAACCGACGTTGGCGTCTCCTCGCCAAGTTGCGGGGGCAGCCGGTGGTGAAGGCGCAGGGGCCGTACACTGCGCGGCCCATGCGCCCCTCCTCGTCCCTCAGGCTCCGGGGTGACACGCAAGCGCCTTCTGCTGTACGGGATTCGGCGCCGTACCGAGCCCGTAGCGGCCTCGGGCCGAGCCCTGTACCGGGCGCGGCCGAGCCCTGTACCGGGCGCGGCCGAGCCGGGACGGGCCCGGTCGGGTAGCAGTCGGGCGTCCGGTCGGTGTCAGAGAGGCTGTCCGATCGGCCGGATGACCACGTCGTTGACGTCCACACCGGCCGGCTGCCCGATCGCCCAGACGATGGCTTCGGCGATCTGCTCGGGCGTCAGGAGGTGGCCGTCGGGCAGCCCGCCCATGCCCTCCCAGAACGGCGTCTCGGTCCGGCCGGGCGCGATGAGCGTGACACCGACGCCGTCCGCCGTGACCAGGCGCCGGGTGTTCTCGGCCAGCCCCGTGACGGCCCACTTGGTGGCGCCGTAGAAGTTGCCGGGCGAGTGGACGAACCCGGCGACGCTGCCGACGAGGACGATCCTGCCCCGGCTCTCCTGGAGGGCGGGCAGCGCGGCGTTGATCAGCAGCGCGGGGCCCAGGACGTTGGTCAGCACCATGTCGCGCCAGAGGGACGGGTCGCCGTCGGCGACCGTGTCGTGAGTGGCGTAACCGGCGTTCGCGACGACGGTGTCCAGCCGCCCGAACTCCTTGACCGTGGCGTCGACCGCCTCGGCGACCGCCACGTGGTCGGCGGCGTCCCCGGGAAGGGTGAGCAGCCGCGCGGGCTCGCCGACGGACTCGGCGAACCGGCGCAGCCGGCCGGCGTCGCGCCCGGTGACGGCGACGCGGTGCCCGAGGCCGAGCAGCTGCCGGGCCGCGGCGGCGCCGATCCCGCTGGAGCCGCCGGTGATGAGGGCGACGGGCGAGGTGACGGATGCATGGGACATGGGAGACCCCCGTGTGAGATGGCCGGACGGGATCCGGGCTTCGGTGCGGGGATTCCATCAATTGGAGCGCACTCCATGGCAAGGCCCCGCGGGCCGGCTCCGGAGCGGGTAGCCCGCCGGGTCCCGCAAGGTGGGCGTCGCGGTCGGGACCGGTGTGCGGGTCCCGGCCAGGGTCGCCGGTCTGGGGCCGGGGGTCCGGGGTACCCGGGTGGCGCACAGGAACGCCTTGTGAGAAGGGCCCCGCTCATGACCAGCACACACCGTAGGGCTACGGCGCCCAGCACCCCCGTGCAGCAGGCCGCGCTGCTGGTGGGAGTGGTCTTCCTGCTGGTGGGGCTGCTGGGCTTCGTGCCCGGGATCACCACCGGCTACGACGACATGACGTTCGCCGAGCACGACTCGGGCGCCCAGCTGCTGGGCGTCTTCCAGGTCTCGGTGCTGCACAACCTGGTGCACCTGCTGTTCGGCATCGCGGGCGTCGTCATGGCCCGGGCCGTGCCCATGGCCCGTTCGTATCTCGTCATCGGCGGCCTGATCTACCTGGCCCTGTGGCTGTACGGGCTGCTCATCGACCTGGACAGCGCGGCCAACTTCGTGCCGGTCGACACGGCCGACAACTGGCTCCACTTCGGCCTCGGGCTCGCCATGGTCCTTCTGGGCCTCGTCCTGTCACGCCGCCGCGCCGAGCGGTGAGCCGGCCGTTCGCGCGGCGACGCGTGGACCTAGGGGCGGGCCGCGTCCCGCGGCTGCGTCCGGCAGCCGCGGAACGCGGGGCGGTCAAGCCCCCGCCTCCTCCAACGGCTGCCGGACCGCGATCGCGTTGACCCGCAGGGTGAAGTGGGCCGTGTCCTCGGGCGTCAGGTTGCGGACGCGTTCCCCGTCCAGCGCCACCGTGGCGTTGAGGCACAGGGCGACGGCGTACACGTGGTCCTCCGTCTCCTCGTCCTGCAGGGCGAACAGGAGGTTGTAGTAGTAGCTCGTGCTCTGCGGGGTCTCGCCGTAGAAGGTGAGATGCGTGCCGCGCTGGGCGCCGAGGCCGACGAAGGCGTCGGTGAGGGCGCGTTCGGCCTTCTCCCAGAAGCGGGGGTTGCCGAACGGGTGGGTCAGGGCCTGGCGTACGGCCTCCCTGAGCGAGAGCACCATCACGCCCACCGGCGCGGTCTCCTGGAGACCCCAGCCCCGGACGATCCGCACGGTGGAGCCGCCGGGGATGGCGGCCGCCGCCCTGCTGATCTCACCGAAGTCGAAGTCCAGGGTCGCCGGGGCGATGGCGTGCTGGAACCTGCTCTCGATGCCCTGCGCCCGGCTGGTGGAGGACGGGCCCACCTCGAAAACCGTCCGGAACGTGGTCTTCTCGGCGGCGGGCTGGTCGACCATGGCTGCTCCTCGTGCTGGGAAGGGGTCGCGCCGCACCGCGTGCCAGTATGCCCGCCGGTCCGGCGGGGCTTCGGCCGGGGGCGGGGGCGAACTACCGTGGAGGCATGCGCGGGGACGTGGTGACCCTCTTCCTCTGCGGCGACGTGATGCTCGGGCGCGGGGTCGACCAGATCCTGCCGCACCCCGGGGACCCGACCCTGTGGGAGGAGTACGTCGGCGACGCCCGGTCCTACGTGGCGCTGGCCGAGGCGGTGAACGGCCCGGTCCCCCGCCCCGTCGACCCCGCGTGGCCGTGGGGCGACGCCCTGACGCTGCTCGACGAGGCCGCGCCCGACGTGCGGATCGTGAACCTGGAGACCAGCGTGACGCGCAGCGACGCGTTCGCGCCGGGCAAGCCGGTGCTGTACCGGATGCACCCCGGCAACCTGCCCGCCCTGGCGGCCGCGCGGCCCGACGTGTGCGTCCTGGCCAACAATCACGTCCTGGACTTCGGCCGCGCCGGCCTCGTCGAGACCCTGCGGGCGCTGCACGGCGCGGGGCTGCGTACCGCGGGAGCGGGGCGGGACGCGGCGGAGGCGCTGCGCCCGGCGGCCGTGCCGGTGCGGGGCCCGGCGGGCGGGCGGGTCGTGGTGTCCGCGTTCGGTATGCCGTCCAGCGGCGTCCCCGCGGAGTGGGCCGCGGCCGCCGACAGGCCGGGCGTCGCCTTCCTCCCCGCCGCGTCGGAGGCGGCCGCGGAGGACGTCCTGCGGCGGGTACGGGAGGTCAGGCGGCCCGGCGACGTGGTGGTCGTCTCGGTGCACTGGGGCTCCAACTGGGGCTACGGGGTGCCGCGCGAACAGGTGCGCTTCGCCCACGCGCTGGTGGACGGCGGGGTCGACGTGGTGCACGGCCACTCCTCGCACCACCCCCGGCCGCTGGAGGTCTACCGGGACCGGCTGGTGCTGTACGGCTGCGGCGACTTCATCGATGACTACGAGGGGATCAGCGGCTACGCGGAGTACCGGGACGACCTGCGGCTGCTGTACTTCGTCACGCTGGAGCCCGGCACCGGCAGCCTCGTCGAGCTGCGGATGGCGCCCGTGCGGGCCCGGCGGATGCGCCTCGGCCACGCGTCGGACGAGGAGCGGTCCTGGCTGCGGTCGACACTCGACCGGGTCAGCCGGGGCTTCGGTGTGCGCGTGGCCCTCGATCCCGGCACCGGCATGCTGACGGCGGCGCCCGGCCCGGCGGCAGCCGGGGACTGAAGGCGCGGGGCCTCTTGTCGCTGCTCCGGGCGTGGCGGCGGCTCGCCCGGACGGGCCATGCCGGGAGGCCAGGGGCGGAAGGGCGTGGTCGGCTGGCTTCCGGTGCCTCGTCGCCGGCGGACGGGCGGACGGGGTGCCGTTCGGAGCACGCCCGGCGGGGGTGGCTCCCGGTGGAAAGTGGAGGAGCCCCTGATGTCCAGCCGCACGTACTCAGCGACGGGCCCGGTTCTCGGCCGCCGGCGACGGCGTCCACGCCGGCTGCCGGTCGCGGCCGTTCTCACCGCCGTCGCCGGGGCGGGGCTCGCGGCCCCGCCCGCCCACGCCGCCACCGTGCACGTGCGGTGCTCGGTCCCGGACCTCGTCGAGGCGATCGAGGAGGCCAACAGTTCAGCGGGGCCCGACACTCTCCGGCTGGCCCGCGACTGCACCTACACGCTGACGGCGCCGTACGCGGACAGTCCCGCCAACGGTCTGCCGCCCATCACCGGCGACCTCACCGTCGAGGGCAACCACGCGACGATCCGGCGCGCCCGGTCCGCCCCCGCCTTCCGCATCGTCCTCGTGGACGAGACGGGCGGACTGACGCTCAACAAGACCACCATCAGCGGTGGCAAGGCGACCGACTGCCCCAACTTCCCGGGAGGGGTCTGCGGAGGCGGCATCTCCAGCCTCGGGCCGTTGACGGTGAACCACGGCCGGGTGACCCACAACACCGCCGAGTCGGACGTGTTCGCCGAGGGCGGCGGCATCGAGGGCGGCACTGCCGTGGGGACCGGGGCGGTGACCTTGAACGACACCGAGGTCAGGGGAAACACCGTCGTCCACGACGGCAACGCGCAGGGTTCCGCCGCGGGCGGCGGCATCCTCAGCAACGGGCCGCTGACCGTGCGGCACAGCCGCTTCACCCACAACACCGTCCGCGTCACCGCGGACACCCGGAGCTTCGCCTTCGGCGCCGGGATCGCCGGCTTCGCCCGGGCGACGGTCGAGAAGACCACCGTCGCCCACAACCGGTCGGAAGCCCCGGGAGGTTTCGCTCGCGCCGCGCTGACCACCGGCGCCGTACCACCGGACGCGATGAGGGTGACCGACACCGTCGTCCACCACAACACCGCCAGCGCCCCGGGCGGCAACGCCCAGGGCGGCGGAGTCGCGTCCAACGCCCTCCTGTCCATGACCGGCACCCGCGTCAGCGACAACCTCGCCAGCGCCCCGGACGGCGGCACCGCGACGGGAGGCGCCCTCCAGGTCGGCGTCAACGGCCGCGTCACGCTGCGCGACTGCACCCTGCGCTCCAACACCGCCAGGGCTTCCGGCGGCGGCAGCGCTCAAGGCGGCGGTATCAACAACGCGACCGGCGGCACCGTGGAGGTCGAGGAGTCGAAGATCATCGGCAACACCGTCCGTGCCGTCGGCAGCGGCACCGCCCGCGGCGGCGGCCTCTTCAACGGTGTCGGCTCCACGACCCTGCGCCACAGCGCCGTCCTCCACAACAGGGCCGGCGACGGGGGCGGCATCTTCGAGGCGTCCGGAACGGTCACGCTGGACGACACCCGGGTCGAGCGCAATCGCCCGAACAACTGCGCACCGCCCGGCAGGGTCCCCGGCTGCACCGGCTGACCAGAGCCCCGGCCCGGCGGACGACGGCGTCAAGCGGCGTCCGTCGGCCCGGGTGGTTTCGCGTCGCGTCGGGTCACTCGCCCGTATACCGGTACACGCAGCACACACCGCCGCTTCCGCCCCGGCCACCGCGGGGGCGGAAGCGGCATTCGCGGCCGGTGTCCGTGCGCCGCCCCTCGGACGGATTCGGCGGAAAAACAACCCCGGAAAAACGGAGCCGTTGACATCGGGACCCCGCCCGATGAAATCCTGTGCCCCGCCAGGAACGAAGTACAGGGATTGACAGGAATGCCTGGAAGCCGGACCCGTGAAGGGTTTACGGCTCAACTTTTCCCGTCGTTCATTCTCCCTTCTTCTCCTTTCCCGACTCTGCGGAGGCACCGTGCTCAGACGCACGTGTTCGACTCTCATCGCCCTGCTCGCCGCCGTCATCCTCGGCACGGCGGCGGCCCCGGCGGCCCTCGCCGCCGCCCCGGCCGCGGACGCCCCGGCCGTCCAGCCGGCCCAGGTCCGGCCCGACCTCAACGGGTTACGCGTCAAGGGGGTGAACAGCCCGGCGGTCTATCTGATCCTGGACGGCAAGCGCCGGCACATCCCGAACCCGGCCACGTACAACAACCTCTTCCGGGACTGGAACGGAATTCAGTCCGTCCTCGACGTGAACGCGGTGGACGACGGCGGTCCGCTTTCCGACGGCGCGATCCTCGGCAAGTCCCCGAGCGGCCCCGAGGTGTATCTCATCAGCAATGGAATCAAGCGCTGGATCACCAGTCCGGCCGCGATGGACAAGTATTACTTCGCGTGGAACAAAATCGTGACCATCTCCCCGGTCGCCCTGTACTCGATTCCCACGGGCCCCTCGATCTCCTAGGGGCTGCTGCCCGGCCGTGGGGATCAGCCGGGACCGGAGCGCTTCCCCTCCGGTCCCGGTCCACGCGTGCGGAGGACGCGCGCCGGCGGTGAAGCGCCGTCAGACGTTGCCCTCCAGCAGCCGCGTCGA is a window encoding:
- a CDS encoding DUF4383 domain-containing protein, yielding MTSTHRRATAPSTPVQQAALLVGVVFLLVGLLGFVPGITTGYDDMTFAEHDSGAQLLGVFQVSVLHNLVHLLFGIAGVVMARAVPMARSYLVIGGLIYLALWLYGLLIDLDSAANFVPVDTADNWLHFGLGLAMVLLGLVLSRRRAER
- a CDS encoding Type-2Aa cytolytic delta-endotoxin, with protein sequence MVDQPAAEKTTFRTVFEVGPSSTSRAQGIESRFQHAIAPATLDFDFGEISRAAAAIPGGSTVRIVRGWGLQETAPVGVMVLSLREAVRQALTHPFGNPRFWEKAERALTDAFVGLGAQRGTHLTFYGETPQSTSYYYNLLFALQDEETEDHVYAVALCLNATVALDGERVRNLTPEDTAHFTLRVNAIAVRQPLEEAGA
- a CDS encoding SDR family oxidoreductase, whose product is MSHASVTSPVALITGGSSGIGAAAARQLLGLGHRVAVTGRDAGRLRRFAESVGEPARLLTLPGDAADHVAVAEAVDATVKEFGRLDTVVANAGYATHDTVADGDPSLWRDMVLTNVLGPALLINAALPALQESRGRIVLVGSVAGFVHSPGNFYGATKWAVTGLAENTRRLVTADGVGVTLIAPGRTETPFWEGMGGLPDGHLLTPEQIAEAIVWAIGQPAGVDVNDVVIRPIGQPL
- a CDS encoding CapA family protein — encoded protein: MRGDVVTLFLCGDVMLGRGVDQILPHPGDPTLWEEYVGDARSYVALAEAVNGPVPRPVDPAWPWGDALTLLDEAAPDVRIVNLETSVTRSDAFAPGKPVLYRMHPGNLPALAAARPDVCVLANNHVLDFGRAGLVETLRALHGAGLRTAGAGRDAAEALRPAAVPVRGPAGGRVVVSAFGMPSSGVPAEWAAAADRPGVAFLPAASEAAAEDVLRRVREVRRPGDVVVVSVHWGSNWGYGVPREQVRFAHALVDGGVDVVHGHSSHHPRPLEVYRDRLVLYGCGDFIDDYEGISGYAEYRDDLRLLYFVTLEPGTGSLVELRMAPVRARRMRLGHASDEERSWLRSTLDRVSRGFGVRVALDPGTGMLTAAPGPAAAGD